The Euphorbia lathyris chromosome 8, ddEupLath1.1, whole genome shotgun sequence genome has a window encoding:
- the LOC136203574 gene encoding glucan endo-1,3-beta-glucosidase 5-like: MYIAVGNEPFLKAYKSSYLRTTFPALKNVQEALNKAGLGKKVKVTVPFNADVYQSASGMPSDGDFRTDIHDLMVDIVKFLSDNDSPLTMNIYPFLSLSADAGFPKDYAFFDGTPASPVVDGSITYTNVFDANFDTLISALEKNGFESLPVIIGEVGWPTDGNPSANADTAQRFNQGLFNRTSQGIGTPKRKTAPLVYVFSLLDEDFKSTLPGNFERHWGIFSFDGQLKYELDMGNGKSLVPAKGVKYLDKEWCVMAPDASTKNSKLDESLAYACDFADCTSALDNGSSCGSVDAKMNASFIFNMYYQSMNHAKGTCDFNKLATLTTEDPSKDSCKFQIMMHLEKKTEISPALAPGGSKDDTHISPNAEHEHSPSDEDLLSLAGRRQTSMVSLLLALLIVCYGVL, translated from the exons AT GTACATTGCTGTAGGAAATGAACCTTTCCTAAAGGCATACAAATCTTCATATCTCCGGACAACATTTCCAGCTCTGAAAAACGTTCAAGAAGCCTTAAACAAAGCTGGATTAGGCAAAAAAGTCAAGGTTACAGTTCCATTCAATGCCGATGTTTACCAGAGCGCCAGCGGCATGCCTTCCGACGGCGATTTCCGGACCGATATCCATGATCTCATGGTCGATATCGTCAAGTTTTTAAGTGACAATGATTCTCCCTTAACCATGAACATCTACCCATTTCTAAGCCTCAGTGCCGATGCTGGTTTCCCTAAAGACTACGCCTTTTTCGACGGAACTCCGGCTTCACCTGTCGTCGATGGCTCCATTACTTACACTAACGTCTTTGATGCAAACTTCGATACTCTAATTTCCGCTCTTGAAAAAAATGGTTTCGAATCATTGCCTGTGATAATCGGCGAAGTTGGATGGCCAACGGACGGAAATCCGAGCGCTAATGCAGATACTGCTCAGAGATTCAATCAAGGACTTTTCAATCGGACATCACAAGGAATCGGAACCCCTAAACGCAAAACTGCTCCTCTTGTGTACGTTTTTTCACTCCTTGACGAAGATTTTAAGAGCACTCTGCCGGGGAATTTTGAGAGGCATTGGGgtatattttcttttgatgGGCAATTGAAGTATGAATTGGATATGGGCAACGGAAAGAGCCTTGTTCCGGCGAAGGGTGTTAAGTACTTGGACAAGGAATGGTGCGTAATGGCGCCTGATGCGAGCACTAAGAACTCGAAATTGGATGAAAGCTTGGCTTACGCCTGTGATTTCGCTGACTGCACCAGTGCTCTTGATAATGGTTCCTCCTGTGGTTCTGTGGATGCGAAAATGAATGCTTCGTTTATTTTTAACATGTATTATCAGAGTATGAATCATGCGAAAGGGACATGtgattttaataaattagcAACTCTTACAACCGAGGATCCGTCTAAGGATAGTTGTAAATTTCAGATCATGATGCATCTGGAAAAAAAGACTGAGATTTCACCTGCACTTGCACCTGGAGGATCAAAAGATGACACTCATATTTCACCTAATGCTGAACATGAACATTCACCTAGTGACGAGGATCTTCTTTCGCTGGCTGGAAGACGGCAAACGTCTATGGTTTCTCTCTTACTAGCTTTGCTAATTGTCTGTTATGGTGTTTTGTGA
- the LOC136203380 gene encoding glucan endo-1,3-beta-glucosidase 6-like, protein MGHNNYMFLWILLCLIGHECQIKGVKGLAINWGTITTHPLQPNIVVQLLRDNGFNKVKLFEAEPGPLRALGHSGIQVMLGIPNDFLAPLASSVQVAVDWVQQNVSDYISRYGVDIRYVAVGNEPFLKTYKDMFLHTTFPALQNIQAALIKAGLGKQVKVTVPLNADVYQTDTGLPSGGNFRSDIHDLMISIIKFLSDSNAPLTINIYPFLSLNADPDFPKDYAFFNGSAAPVVDGSISYTNVFEANFDTLISALEKNGFSSTAVIIGEIGWPTDGDPSANAAYAQRFYQGLLTRIFQGQGTPKRRTPPDVYLFSLLDEDRKSVLPGNFERHWGLFNFDGTIKYQLDMGNRKTLVPAKGVKYLARKWCIMSPDASLTDPNFPGGLSYACTYSDCTSLGYGSSCSRLDARNNASYAFNMYYQTMDQRKEACSFNNLSVLTTLDPSQDTCRFEIMIDLGKHETAAPPSLAVREKTSMVALLLSLLCIIYGVL, encoded by the exons ATGGGTCATAATAATTACATGTTTTTATGGATTCTCTTGTGCTTGATAGGTCATGAATGCCAAATTAAGGGAGTAAAAGGGCTTGCAATCAACTGGGGAACTATTACAACTCATCCTCTTCAGCCTAATATAGTTGTTCAACTATTAAGAGATAATGGGTTCAATAAGGTGAAACTGTTTGAAGCTGAACCTGGTCCTTTAAGAGCTTTAGGACATTCTGGTATTCAAGTTATGTTGGGTATTCCCAATGATTTTCTTGCTCCTCTTGCTTCTAGTGTCCAGGTTGCTGTCGACTGGGTGCAACAGAACGTTTCCGATTATATTTCGAGATACGGAGTCGATATAAG ATATGTAGCTGTAGGAAATGAACCTTTCCTCAAGACGTACAAAGACATGTTTCTTCATACAACGTTTCCAGCTCTGCAAAATATTCAAGCAGCCTTGATAAAAGCTGGTTTAGGCAAGCAAGTTAAGGTGACAGTTCCTTTGAATGCTGATGTATACCAGACAGACACTGGCTTGCCTTCTGGTGGCAATTTTCGGTCCGATATTCATGATCTCATGATCAGTATCATCAAGTTTCTTAGTGATAGCAATGCTCCTTTGACCATCAATATCTACCCATTTCTTAGCCTCAATGCTGACCCTGATTTCCCGAAAGACTATGCCTTCTTCAACGGTAGTGCTGCACCTGTTGTCGATGGATCGATAtcttatactaatgtgtttgaaGCCAACTTTGATACCCTCATCTCTGCTCTCGAAAAGAATGGCTTCTCGTCAACAGCTGTTATCATTGGTGAGATAGGATGGCCGACAGATGGAGATCCCAGCGCAAATGCAGCTTATGCACAGAGGTTCTATCAAGGCCTCCTCACCCGAATATTTCAAGGACAAGGAACTCCTAAACGAAGAACCCCGCCTGATGTCTACCTGTTTTCGCTACTTGATGAAGATCGCAAAAGCGTTCTGCCAGGGAATTTTGAGAGGCATTGGGGTCTCTTTAACTTTGACGGAACTATTAAGTACCAGCTGGATATGGGGAACAGAAAGACTCTTGTTCCAGCAAAAGGCGTCAAGTATTTGGCCAGGAAGTGGTGCATAATGTCACCCGATGCCAGCTTGACAGACCCCAATTTTCCCGGCGGCCTCAGCTACGCCTGCACGTATTCTGACTGCACCAGTCTTGGATACGGGTCGTCCTGCAGTAGACTGGATGCTAGAAACAATGCTTCATATGCTTTTAACATGTATTATCAGACTATGGATCAAAGGAAAGAAGCATGTTCATTTAACAACTTATCTGTTCTCACAACTCTGGATCCATCTCAGGATACCTGCAGATTCGAGATCATGATCGATCTCGGAAAACACGAGACTGCAGCACCTCCTAGTCTGGCTGTAAGAGAGAAAACATCAATGGTTGCTCTTCTACTATCATTGCTTTGCATCATTTATGGAGTTTTATGA
- the LOC136203091 gene encoding 26S proteasome regulatory subunit 7-like encodes MAPTPQEDDEIIKDEKNPRPLDEDDIALLKTYGLGPYSNSIKKEEKEIKELAKKINDLCGIKESDTGLAAPSQWDLVSDKQMMQEEQPLQVARCTKIINPNTEDAKYVINVKQIAKFVVGLGDKVSPTDIEEGMRVGVDRNKYQIQIPLPPKIDPSVTMMTVEEKPDVTYNDVGGCKEQIEKMREVVELPMLHPEKFVKLGIDPPKGVLCYGPPGTGKTLLARAVANRTDACFIRVIGSELVQKYVGEGARMVRELFQMARSKKACIVFFDEVDAIGGARFDDGVGGDNEVQRTMLEIVNQLDGFDARGNIKVLMATNRPDTLDPALLRPGRLDRKVEFGLPDLESRTQIFKIHTRTMNCERDIRFELLARLCPNSTGADIRSVCTEAGMYAIRARRKTVTEKDFLDAVNKVIKGYQKFSATPKYMVYN; translated from the exons ATGGCACCTACACCTCAAGAAGACGATGAGATTATCAAGGATGAGAAAAACCCTCGTCCTCTCGACGAGGATGACATTGCGCTCCTCAAGACATAT GGGTTAGGTCCATACTCAAATAGTATTAAGAAGGAGGAAAAGGAAATCAAGGAATTAGCTAAGAAGATCAATGACCTTTGTG GTATCAAGGAATCTGACACTGGTTTGGCTGCACCAAGCCAATGGGATCTTGTTTCTGATAAACAGATGATGCAAGAGGAGCAACCACTTCAA GTAGCAAGGTGCACCAAGATAATTAACCCTAATACCGAGGATGCCAAATATGTCATAAATGTCAAACAAATTGCTAAG TTTGTGGTTGGGCTTGGTGATAAAGTCTCTCCTACAGATATAGAAGAAGGCATGAGAGTGGG AGTTGACCGCAACAAGTATCAGATTCAAATACCCTTGCCTCCGAAGATTGATCCAAGTGTTACAATGATGACTGTAGAAGAAAAGCCAGATGTAACATATAATGATGTTGGGGGATGTAAAGAGCAGATAGAAAAGATGCGAGAA GTTGTTGAGCTTCCCATGCTTCATCCAGAGAAATTTGTGAAGCTTGGAATTGATCCACCTAAGGGTGTTCTATGCTATGGTCCTCCTGGAACCGGCAAAACTCTGTTGGCTAGAGCCGTGGCCAACAGAACAGATGCTTGTTTCATCCGTGTTATTGGAAGTGAACTTGTTCAGAAATATGTAGGTGAGGGTGCTCGTATGGTGCGGGAGCTTTTCCAG ATGGCAAGGTCAAAGAAGGCTTGTATAGTCTTTTTTGATGAAGTTGATGCAATAGGTGGTGCGCGTTTTGATGATGGTGTTGGTGGAGATAATGAAGTTCAACGTACAATGCTTGAAATCGTCAATCAACTTGATGGTTTTGATGCAAGAGGAAACATCAAAGTCTTGATGGCAACAAACAG ACCTGACACACTGGACCCAGCATTGTTACGTCCTGGAAGATTGGACCGTAAGGTTGAGTTTGGGTTGCCTGATTTAGAGAGCAGGACACAGATTTTCAAAATCCATACACGAACAATGAATTGTGAAAGAGATATTCGTTTTGAGCTTCTTGCCCGTCTCTGTCCAAATTCCACCG GAGCTGACATAAGGAGTGTCTGTACTGAAGCTGGGATGTATGCCATTAGAGCACGTAGGAAGACGGTGACCGAAAAAGATTTCCTCGATGCTGTGAACAAGGTCATCAAGGGTTATCAGAAGTTCAGTGCCACACCCAAGTACATGGTCTATAATTGA